Within Caminibacter pacificus, the genomic segment AACTTTTATATGTAAAGAAAAACCTACAATTGCAAAAATTCATTTAACAAACGTTTCGGAAGATGTAAAAAAATTATTAAAACAAGAAATGATTTTACCTAAAAAAGGTGAATTATTATCAAAACAAAAACTTGAAAAGCTTAAAGAATTCATAAAACAATATTACACAGCAAAAGGATACTACAATACGGTAGTTGCAACAGAAATAGAACATTTAAACCAAAATAGAATCGTATTACATATAATCGTAAACAAAGGTAAAGAAGTATACATCAGAAACGTAAACTTTTACGGTACTACAATTCCAAAAAGCGACCTTCTTGACGAAATAGAAAACAGACCTCGTACTTTTTGGAGTTGGATTCCTTTTACTAACGCAGGAAAATTAAAAGTTTATGATTTACCAAAAGACAGACAAGCTCTTCAAGATTATCTTTTAAATAAAGGTTACATGGATTCAAGAGTAAACCTTCCTTTGGCAAAAACAAATCTTGACAGTTATTTTGCGGATATAGATTATCAAATATATCAAGGGAAAAGATATATAGTAAAAGAGATAAAAATAGATTATCCTAAAAACATAAAAGTAAAACTCCCTGAATTAAAACTCAAAAAAGACAAATACTTCAACGTCTCGGCCCTTAGAAAAGACCTTCTTGATATTTCACATGCCTTCATGAACGAAGGATATGCCTTTGTAAAAGTTTATCCTCAAATAAAAAAAGAAAAAACAGACGTTTATTTAACATATAAAGTAATTCCGGGTGAAATTGTTTATATTAACAACGTAATTATTTCAGGAAACAATAAAACTCTTGATAGAGTAGTCAGAAGAAACATTTATTTAGCTCCGGGAGACAAATACTCATATAAAGACATGAGAGATTCTCAAAACGCTTTAAAAAGAACCGGTTACCTTGAAAATGTAAAAATTAAAATGAAAAAAATATCTCCGAATAAAGTAAACTTACTTGTAAATGTTAAAGAAGGACTAAGCGGAACTTTAAGAGCCGGAATTAGCTACGGAAGTTATACGAAATTAGGATTTAATTTAGCATTAAGTGAAAAAAACGTATTCGGTAGCGGGCAAAGTTTATCTATTAATGCAGACGTAAGTGCTGTAAACAGAACATATAAAATCACTCTTTTCAATCCAAGAGTTTTAGACAGTAAATATTCTCTTAGTACTTCAATTTACGATACTTCTTTTGAGGGTATTTCGTATACTTCTAAAGAGAGAGGTTTTAGCATAGGGTTAGGTAAACAATTAAATAGATTCACAAGTGCAAGTATCACTTACGGATACGTAAGAACCAAACTGAGCGATTATAATACTACCGAATATATTATGCCTAAAAGTACGAAAAGTTATATCACTTTGGCTCTCGGTTATAACGATACGGATGATTATTTCTTCCCGACTACCGGAATAAAAGCGGGAATCAGCTCTGAATTCGCAGGTATAGGCGGAGATGAAAAGTTTATAAAAACACTCGCTAATTTTAAATACTTTTATCCTCTAACGGATAAAACATATCAAACGGTAGCGGTATTAAAATATAGGGTAAAAGGCGGAGCGATAGCCAAAAACGGATATCTACCTATAAATGAAAAATTTTATTTAGGTGGAACTTCTACCGTTAGAGGTTTTAGTTGGTATTCAATAGCTCCTAAAGATAGTGAAGGAAACGAAATTGGAGGTAAATACGAATTTATCACTGGAGCCGAAATTTCTACTCCGCTTAGCAGAAAAAACAGAATGTGGTTGACCGGATTTATCGATTACGGAGCAGTCGGTGAAGATAAATTAAACATCACAAGAAGTTCGTACGGGTTCCAAATAGACTGGATTACACCTATGGGACCTTTAAGTTTTATTTGGGCATGGCCTATTAAAAGTGAAAAAGGTGATGATTTACAAAGATTCGAATTTACTATAGGAACTACTTTCTAAGGATTTAAAAATGAGAAAAATAGGCTTCCTCGAAGCTTTCAGTATCGGGGTTGGAGGAATGGTCGGCGGCGGAATTTTCGCCGTTTTGGGTCTTACAATCGATCTTGCAAAAGGTGCCGCACCTATCGCCTTTTTAATCGCCGGGACTATCGCTCTTATTACAGCTTACTCTTACGCAAAATTATCCGTTAAATTTCCGAGTGAGGGTGGAAGTATCGAATATATAGTGCAGGCTTTCGGAAACAATCTTTTTTCAGCTACGGTAAATAATCTTCTTTTGGTTTCTTATGTAATAATGCTCGCTCTATACGCTTCGGCATTCGGAGCATACGGAAGCGCTCTTTTTTTAGGACACGACGTAACATGGCTTCATAAACTTTTAGCGGTAGGTGTTATAGGTATTTTTACTTTTATTAATCTTTTGGGAGCTTTTTTAACCGGAAAAGCCGAAGATATTTTAGTATATACGAAAGTGGCGATTCTTTTAATTTTCGTCGCAATTGGCTTTTATACGGGTACTCATTATGAAAGATTAGAGCCTCAGTTTTGGGAATCATACCTAAAAATCATAACCGGAGGACTTATTATTTTCTTGGCTTACGAAGGATTCGAGCTTATCGCAAATTCGGCAAAAGACGTTATTAATCCTCAAAAAACACTACCAAGAGCGTTTTATGCAAGCGTTATTTTTGTAATTGCTTTATATGTAAGTATTGCAGTCGTAACAATTTTAAACGTTGATTTCGAAACGGCAAAAAAAGCTCAAGATTATGTTTTGGCAATTGCAGCGGAACCTCTTCTTGGAAAATTAGGATTCGTTATTATTGCCGTAGCCGCCATGCTCTCAACCGCAAGCGCTATAAACGCTACAATTTACGGAGCCGGTAGAGCCGGATATTTGATTGCAAAGCTCGGAGAAATTCCAAAAGATTTCGCAAAAAAAATAAAAAACGGATATGAGGGAATGATAATTTTAGGTCTTTTGGGAGTTATTTTCGCTACGAGTTTTAATATAGAAAATATCTCGGTAGCGGGAAGTTTCGGGTTTTTAGTAATTTTCGGACTTGTAAACTATGCAAACTTCAAACTTAGAAAAATAACGAACTCTAATCCTTTTATTTCTCTCTTAGGAGCTTTTTTATGTCTCGTTTCAGCTGCTATTTTAATCGGATACAATCTATTTCATAACCCAAGCGCCCTTGAAAGCAGTGCTTGGGTCGTAGTAATAGTGGTGGCTATCACTATAATCTACCATAAACTCGGCGGAAAAATGAAAAAAGTTCTTGATGAGGATTTAAGAGAAAAAATTTAATTATTCACAATCTCCAAATCAAAAAAGAGCTCTCTTGTTTTTGAGCGCTCTTTTGCAAGATAAAGGTTTTCACCTTTAATAATAATTTTTTTATCTTTTTTAGAAAAAGTTATCTCGACTTGAGGCATCGAAAGATTGATATTTATAAGCTTTGCAACCCAAAAGATATTACAAAGTTTTTCTACTATATCCTTTTTAGGAAGAAGACATTTGAATTTTTCTATCTCTTTTTTCTTGATTTTTTTTCTTTTATGAAAACGGATAATTTTAGAAATCAACAACCTATCGCAATGTCTGAATCCGTAATGTAGAGAGTTTAACAAAATATAATCGGTATGTTTGTGAGCTTCGTAAAAATCTACAAGCTCACCCGCACGAGATAGTTTTATAGCGTAAGTTAGGTGCATTTTATATTTATCGTCAAGTTTAAATTCTTCTTTTAATAAATCGAAAACTTCAAGAGCTATTTTTGTCTCATATGACGCTATTTTTCTATCGATTTGATATACGTCTATAATCGTTCTGACCGACGGGTTAAAATTATCGGGAAATCTATAGTTGTCGTTTCTTAAAAGGTCCGTTAAAAATACACCTTCCCTAACCCCCACACCGCTGGTAATCACTTCTTTTGCACCTAAATATTTTAACGCTTCAAGAAAAATTAAAGTCCCGGGTCTTATAACGTCAAGTCTTTCGGGTTTAATACCGGCTTTTAGAAGCTCTTCATCACTCATTTTTATAATTTTTTCAAGAAAATCTTTGTGCTCTTTTATTTCATACGTAAAGCCGTGAAGAATATCAAGAGGATATTCTATTTTTTTCATAATAGCTTGAGAAAGCGCCCTAATAGTCCCACCGATACCGAAGACTTTTTTTGAATCGAAAACTTTTCCTAATTTTTCAAGTTCGTTTTTAATATATTTTTTAGCCCCTTCGATATCGCCTTTATCAAAAAAGAGCTCTTTTAATCTGACGGTACCGAGTTTCAAAGATATCGTAGCTTCGATTCTTTTATCCACAATCAACGCAAACTCGGTAGAACCCCCACCGATATCGATAGTAACGCCGTTTTTTTCATATAAAAGATTTGCCGCAGCTACACCGCCGTAAAAAGCTTCTTTATCTCCGTCTATTACTTTGATTTTCAGTCCCAATTCGTCTTTTACACGCTTTAGAAATTCGGCTTTATTAGGAGCGTCTCTAACGGCACTTGTAGCGACACAGAGGATTTTTCGAGTTTTTAAAGATTTTGCTATTAAAAGAAACTCTCTTAACGCTTTAATAGCTCTTTCAATAGCAAAATCTTGCAAATTTCCCCCGTTTTCATAAGCACCTTCACTGATTCTTACTTTGCTTTTCTCTTCTCTTAAAAGATAAAAGCCAAAACGGCTGGTTTTTTTGAACACAGCCATTCTGGCTGAGTTCGATCCAATATCAATAACGGCCGTTACTTTTGCCATTACTCTTCGTCTTTATGAATAAGTTCCGCTTTTAGTTTTAATTCTTTTGCCGTTTCTACGTTATCCGGGTCCGGAACAATCGCGTCAACAGGACATGCCGGTACGCATTGAGGCTCTCCTCCGTATTCGATACACTCGGTACACAAATCAGGATCAATTTCATAAATAGGATCACCCGGTTCGATTGCTCCGTTTGGGCATTCGTCAACACAAGCATCACATGCAATGCATTCCTC encodes:
- the bamA gene encoding outer membrane protein assembly factor BamA, with product MKRLLIFLLPIIIFAQTITKVDYKGLIHISPITASTITQITPNSQFDIEKIDKAIKNLYKTGYFEEIKADFSNGVLTFICKEKPTIAKIHLTNVSEDVKKLLKQEMILPKKGELLSKQKLEKLKEFIKQYYTAKGYYNTVVATEIEHLNQNRIVLHIIVNKGKEVYIRNVNFYGTTIPKSDLLDEIENRPRTFWSWIPFTNAGKLKVYDLPKDRQALQDYLLNKGYMDSRVNLPLAKTNLDSYFADIDYQIYQGKRYIVKEIKIDYPKNIKVKLPELKLKKDKYFNVSALRKDLLDISHAFMNEGYAFVKVYPQIKKEKTDVYLTYKVIPGEIVYINNVIISGNNKTLDRVVRRNIYLAPGDKYSYKDMRDSQNALKRTGYLENVKIKMKKISPNKVNLLVNVKEGLSGTLRAGISYGSYTKLGFNLALSEKNVFGSGQSLSINADVSAVNRTYKITLFNPRVLDSKYSLSTSIYDTSFEGISYTSKERGFSIGLGKQLNRFTSASITYGYVRTKLSDYNTTEYIMPKSTKSYITLALGYNDTDDYFFPTTGIKAGISSEFAGIGGDEKFIKTLANFKYFYPLTDKTYQTVAVLKYRVKGGAIAKNGYLPINEKFYLGGTSTVRGFSWYSIAPKDSEGNEIGGKYEFITGAEISTPLSRKNRMWLTGFIDYGAVGEDKLNITRSSYGFQIDWITPMGPLSFIWAWPIKSEKGDDLQRFEFTIGTTF
- a CDS encoding Ppx/GppA phosphatase family protein; translated protein: MAKVTAVIDIGSNSARMAVFKKTSRFGFYLLREEKSKVRISEGAYENGGNLQDFAIERAIKALREFLLIAKSLKTRKILCVATSAVRDAPNKAEFLKRVKDELGLKIKVIDGDKEAFYGGVAAANLLYEKNGVTIDIGGGSTEFALIVDKRIEATISLKLGTVRLKELFFDKGDIEGAKKYIKNELEKLGKVFDSKKVFGIGGTIRALSQAIMKKIEYPLDILHGFTYEIKEHKDFLEKIIKMSDEELLKAGIKPERLDVIRPGTLIFLEALKYLGAKEVITSGVGVREGVFLTDLLRNDNYRFPDNFNPSVRTIIDVYQIDRKIASYETKIALEVFDLLKEEFKLDDKYKMHLTYAIKLSRAGELVDFYEAHKHTDYILLNSLHYGFRHCDRLLISKIIRFHKRKKIKKKEIEKFKCLLPKKDIVEKLCNIFWVAKLININLSMPQVEITFSKKDKKIIIKGENLYLAKERSKTRELFFDLEIVNN
- a CDS encoding YfhL family 4Fe-4S dicluster ferredoxin, translating into MSLKITEECIACDACVDECPNGAIEPGDPIYEIDPDLCTECIEYGGEPQCVPACPVDAIVPDPDNVETAKELKLKAELIHKDEE
- a CDS encoding APC family permease, giving the protein MRKIGFLEAFSIGVGGMVGGGIFAVLGLTIDLAKGAAPIAFLIAGTIALITAYSYAKLSVKFPSEGGSIEYIVQAFGNNLFSATVNNLLLVSYVIMLALYASAFGAYGSALFLGHDVTWLHKLLAVGVIGIFTFINLLGAFLTGKAEDILVYTKVAILLIFVAIGFYTGTHYERLEPQFWESYLKIITGGLIIFLAYEGFELIANSAKDVINPQKTLPRAFYASVIFVIALYVSIAVVTILNVDFETAKKAQDYVLAIAAEPLLGKLGFVIIAVAAMLSTASAINATIYGAGRAGYLIAKLGEIPKDFAKKIKNGYEGMIILGLLGVIFATSFNIENISVAGSFGFLVIFGLVNYANFKLRKITNSNPFISLLGAFLCLVSAAILIGYNLFHNPSALESSAWVVVIVVAITIIYHKLGGKMKKVLDEDLREKI